From the Primulina tabacum isolate GXHZ01 chromosome 3, ASM2559414v2, whole genome shotgun sequence genome, one window contains:
- the LOC142539300 gene encoding protein SULFUR DEFICIENCY-INDUCED 1-like, with product MESGTRNINKKEKDLYHVNHKVPAGDGPYVRAKHAQLVEKDSESAIIWFWKAINMGDRVESALKDMAIVMKQLGRTEEAIEAVKSFRVLCPRQAQESLDNVLIDLYKKCGKVDEQIALLKHKLKLIYLGEAFNGKPTKTARSHGKKFQVSIRQETSRILGNLGWAYMQKSNYMAAEVVYRKAQMIDPDTNKALNLCHCLIKQARYNEANLVLQDVLQYILPGSDDLKSRNRAEELLLILDCKQPSNPILSNLDFEDDFVEALERVMNEWAPARSKRLPIFEEISQFRDQLAC from the exons ATGGAAAGCGGGACGAGAAATATTAATAAGAAAGAAAAAGATCTGTATCATGTGAATCACAAAGTTCCCGCCGGAGATGGACCTTATGTTCGTGCCAAACATGCCCAG TTGGTCGAGAAGGATTCAGAATCAGCTATAATATGGTTTTGGAAGGCTATAAATATGGGAGATAGAGTGGAGAGTGCCCTCAAAGATATGGCCATAGTTATGAAGCAACTTGGTAGAACTGAGGAAGCAATCGAGGCTGTGAAATCTTTTCGGGTCCTTTGCCCCAGACAAGCACAAGAATCACTCGATAACGTTCTCATCGACTTGTACAAG AAATGTGGGAAAGTTGATGAACAAATAGCACTACTCAAGCATAAGCTTAAGTTGATATACTTGGGAGAAGCTTTCAATGGAAAGCCTACAAAAACCGCACGTTCCCATGGCAAGAAGTTTCAAGTTTCTATCAGACAAGAAACCTCAAGAATATTG GGGAACCTAGGATGGGCATACATGCAAAAGTCGAATTACATGGCAGCAGAAGTGGTGTATCGTAAAGCCCAAATGATCGATCCGGACACGAACAAGGCCTTGAACTTGTGTCATTGCCTCATCAAACAAGCCAGATACAACGAGGCAAATTTGGTTCTACAAGATGTGCTTCAGTACATACTTCCAGGTTCAGATGACTTAAAGTCAAGGAATCGGGCTGAGGAGTTGTTGTTGATACTGGATTGTAAGCAACCTTCCAACCCAATTCTCTCAAATCTTGATTTTGAAGACGATTTTGTCGAGGCCCTCGAGCGAGTGATGAATGAATGGGCGCCTGCCAGATCAAAAAGGCTTCCGATTTTTGAAGAGATTTCTCAGTTTAGAGACCAGTTGGCCTGTTGA
- the LOC142539301 gene encoding uncharacterized protein LOC142539301, with amino-acid sequence MACRKRSIPNDADVCAPYKEWDEASCPICMDHPHNTVLLICSSHDKGCRSYICDTSYRHSNCLDRFKKLREEKVDSLSAPGLIQEGQHDIIATSRNFDPAIDVNDSNLNISLTASSSAAFVGMPRGSGLGAIHNVNPSFEDREVSSLERLDLDETNMEKSEDGSNLRCPLCRGNVLGWRVVEEARKYLNLKARSCSHESCSFFGNYNELRCHARSVHPTVRPADVDLSRQSAWRTLERQREYNDIVSAIRSAMPGAIVLGDYVIDNGDRSSGERDNEGGRWLSTFFLFHMIGSIDSRAERRGVRSRMFPRYRRATRTISRRRYLWGENLLGLQDDDDHDEEDGDDELNSSILSDIGDDAPPYPNRRQRLSRAQSDEDQP; translated from the coding sequence ATGGCTTGTAGAAAAAGAAGCATCCCAAATGATGCAGATGTGTGTGCGCCATACAAGGAATGGGATGAAGCATCATGTCCTATATGCATGGACCACCCACACAATACTGTTCTTCTCATTTGCAGCTCTCATGACAAGGGCTGTCGCTCCTACATTTGTGATACTAGTTATAGGCATTCAAATTGCTTGGATAGATTTAAAAAACTCAGAGAAGAAAAAGTAGATAGCTTGTCTGCTCCTGGTTTGATTCAAGAAGGTCAGCATGATATTATTGCCACAAGTAGAAATTTCGACCCGGCAATTGACGTCAATGACAGTAATTTGAATATTTCTCTTACTGCTAGTAGCTCTGCAGCATTTGTGGGCATGCCTAGAGGATCTGGACTAGGTGCCATCCATAATGTGAATCCTAGTTTTGAAGATCGAGAAGTATCATCATTGGAAAGGCTTGATCTAGATGAAACTAACATGGAGAAATCAGAAGATGGATCAAATCTGAGATGCCCTTTATGCCGAGGGAATGTTTTGGGCTGGAGAGTTGTAGAAGAGGCTAGAAAGTACCTAAACCTGAAGGCAAGAAGTTGTTCTCACGAATCTTGCTCGTTCTTTGGTAATTATAATGAGTTACGATGTCATGCTAGAAGTGTTCATCCTACAGTACGACCAGCTGATGTTGATCTGTCGAGACAAAGTGCATGGCGTACGCTTGAACGTCAGAGAGAGTACAATGATATTGTCAGTGCCATTCGATCAGCCATGCCTGGTGCAATTGTACTCGGTGATTATGTCATTGATAATGGTGATAGATCATCAGGTGAACGGGACAATGAAGGTGGTCGGTGGTTAAGCACGTTCTTCTTGTTTCATATGATTGGCTCGATAGATTCACGAGCAGAGCGAAGAGGTGTCAGGTCAAGAATGTTTCCTAGGTACCGCCGCGCCACTAGAACCATCTCCAGACGCCGCTACCTATGGGGTGAAAATCTATTAGGTCTTCAAGATGACGATGATCATGATGAAGAAGATGGAGAtgatgaactgaattcaagtaTACTAAGTGATATTGGGGATGATGCTCCTCCATACCCCAATAGGCGTCAGAGATTGAGCCGTGCTCAGTCAGATGAAGATCAGCCTTAG
- the LOC142539302 gene encoding B3 domain-containing transcription factor ABI3-like isoform X2, which yields MIEEGVEGGSTVAEHDQHSSGRNCGAETVDMAVEGENSGGGGFEAMEVEEQGLVMEEKEFWFENEQENTLLDVNDASVLFGDFRSLPELPCMSSSSSSSSTAPVAAQTIAATPSSSSAASSSPEASWAVPNRRRNQTEEGYAIVSSSTTATDIAPTRSDLDSMLDSDCVNMMDHLGYMDLIESNELWDPSSLFENQEIIPGQEAPPQKAQCKEENDGFSFLRGNKELSMIFLDWLKQNKDRISAEDVRKIKLNRSTIENASKRLGGTKEGMKRLLKLILEWVEHYQLQKNCGRRPQSQHQYQENPGVNPTLVPNSNFSYINVVSPDNSNPCCFPTAPSMIPVPVHPGFPPPAVGYCNIGGATYSNPPLPVPPAYHHHQQVMNLMPCAPSSEYQMMNNAQAWTSAPYTMSMSPPQFSHSTDNSHHVSSYQQVFVGNPYQTSAPNGENLVRSGCSAIREARKNRMARQKRLYSNHHRHDNHKNQIDCSHPVGDPLSSPEDWVFSPVTDSASIPPTDIEPIPPVDACDDQVKRASMQLQDFGLESCSDQCQNGCSKTTERNLKFLMQKVLKQSDVGNLGRIVLPKEAENHLPELETRDGVTIAMEDIGASRVWNMRYRFWPNNKSRMYLLENTGDFVKANGLQEGDFIVIYLDTKCGKYMIRGVKVRQPKAKPDAGKQTGRRNARNLSSPRVRSSPGRAVT from the exons ATGATTGAGGAAGGAGTAGAAGGTGGGTCAACTGTTGCTGAACACGATCAGCACTCTTCTGGCCGAAATTGTGGGGCGGAAACGGTGGATATGGCGGTGGAGGGGGAGAACTCTGGTGGTGGTGGTTTTGAAGCTATGGAAGTGGAGGAGCAAGGTCTGGTGATGGAGGAGAAAGAATTTTGGTTTGAAAACGAGCAAGAGAATACTCTTCTAGATGTTAATGACGCTTCTGTTTTGTTCGGTGATTTCCGCTCTCTGCCGGAGTTGCCTTGTATGTCTTCGTCTTCGTCTTCGTCGTCCACCGCCCCAGTGGCGGCGCAGACCATCGCGGCCACGCCTTCTTCTTCATCCGCCGCTTCCTCCTCGCCCGAGGCTTCCTGGGCGGTGCCGAACAGGAGGAGAAACCAAACCGAAGAGGGGTACGCGATCGTAtcctcctccaccaccgccaCTGATATTGCGCCGACGCGGTCTGACCTTGACAGTATGCTCGACTCTGATTGCGTTAATATGATGGATCATTTGGGGTACATGGATTTGATTGAAAGCAATGAGTTGTGGGACCCATCTTCACTGTTCGAGAACCAAGAAATCATTCCAGGCCAAGAGGCGCCGCCGCAGAAAGCCCAATGCAAAGAAGAGAACGATGGGTTTAGTTTCCTACGAGGGAATAAGGAGCTTTCCATGATTTTTCTCGATTGGTTAAAGCAAAACAAAGACCGCATATCCGCAGAGGATGTGAGGAAAATAAAACTCAACCGATCCACCATTGAAAATGCTTCAAAACGATTGGGCGGAACTAAAGAAGGTATGAAACGTCTTCTGAAATTGATTCTTGAATGGGTGGAGCACTACCAGCTTCAAAAAAATTGCGGCCGCCGCCCTCAATCTCAGCATCAGTATCAAGAAAACCCCGGAGTTAATCCAACCCTTGTTCCCAACTCCAATTTTAGTTACATTAACGTTGTCTCTCCTGATAACTCTAACCCATGCTGCTTTCCCACGGCTCCGTCTATGATCCCTGTACCAGTGCACCCAGGTTTTCCTCCTCCGGCAGTTGGTTACTGTAATATCGGCGGTGCAACTTATTCAAACCCGCCACTTCCAGTCCCTCCTGCATACCATCATCATCAGCAAGTGATGAATTTGATGCCTTGTGCACCATCATCAGAATACCAGATGATGAACAATGCTCAAGCCTGGACCTCGGCCCCTTATACCATGTCCATGTCCCCTCCTCAATTTAGCCATTCTACGGATAATAGTCATCATGTTTCGTCCTACCAACAAGTTTTCGTGGGGAATCCTTATCAGACTTCTGCTCCAAATGGGGAGAATTTGGTTAGGTCAGGCTGTTCTGCAATTAGAGAGGCCCGAAAGAATAGAATGGCTCGGCAAAAACGGCTCTACTCAAACCATCACCGACAcgataatcataaaaatcaaatagattGTTCACATCCGGTTGGCGATCCACTTAGTTCACCGGAAGATTGGGTGTTTTCTCCTGTCACTGATTCTGCATCGATTCCCCCAACAGATATCGAGCCAATTCCACCTGTTGATGCCTGCGACGATCAAGTCAAACGAGCCTCAATGCAACTGCAGGATTTTGGATTGGAATCATGTTCAGATCAATGTCAAAAT GGTTGTTCGAAGACGACGGAGAGGAACTTGAAGTTTTTGATGCAGAAAGTCTTGAAGCAAAGTGATGTTGGTAATCTAGGAAGGATTGTGTTGCCAAAG GAAGCTGAAAACCATCTCCCCGAACTCGAAACCAGGGATGGAGTTACAATTGCCATGGAAGATATTGGAGCTTCTCGGGTCTGGAATATGCGATATAG GTTTTGGCCAAATAACAAAAGTAGAATGTACCTTCTTGAAAACACAG GAGATTTTGTGAAGGCAAATGGACTTCAAGAAGGAGATTTTATAGTGATCTACCTAGACACAAAATGCGGCAAATAT ATGATCAGAGGAGTGAAAGTGCGTCAACCCAAAGCCAAGCCAGATGCCGGGAAACAGACGGGAAGGAGAAATGCCCGGAATTTATCGAGCCCTCGTGTTCGCTCTTCCCCCGGACGAGCTGTGACATGA
- the LOC142539302 gene encoding B3 domain-containing transcription factor ABI3-like isoform X1, which yields MIEEGVEGGSTVAEHDQHSSGRNCGAETVDMAVEGENSGGGGFEAMEVEEQGLVMEEKEFWFENEQENTLLDVNDASVLFGDFRSLPELPCMSSSSSSSSTAPVAAQTIAATPSSSSAASSSPEASWAVPNRRRNQTEEGYAIVSSSTTATDIAPTRSDLDSMLDSDCVNMMDHLGYMDLIESNELWDPSSLFENQEIIPGQEAPPQKAQCKEENDGFSFLRGNKELSMIFLDWLKQNKDRISAEDVRKIKLNRSTIENASKRLGGTKEGMKRLLKLILEWVEHYQLQKNCGRRPQSQHQYQENPGVNPTLVPNSNFSYINVVSPDNSNPCCFPTAPSMIPVPVHPGFPPPAVGYCNIGGATYSNPPLPVPPAYHHHQQVMNLMPCAPSSEYQMMNNAQAWTSAPYTMSMSPPQFSHSTDNSHHVSSYQQVFVGNPYQTSAPNGENLVRSGCSAIREARKNRMARQKRLYSNHHRHDNHKNQIDCSHPVGDPLSSPEDWVFSPVTDSASIPPTDIEPIPPVDACDDQVKRASMQLQDFGLESCSDQCQNGCSKTTERNLKFLMQKVLKQSDVGNLGRIVLPKKEAENHLPELETRDGVTIAMEDIGASRVWNMRYRFWPNNKSRMYLLENTGDFVKANGLQEGDFIVIYLDTKCGKYMIRGVKVRQPKAKPDAGKQTGRRNARNLSSPRVRSSPGRAVT from the exons ATGATTGAGGAAGGAGTAGAAGGTGGGTCAACTGTTGCTGAACACGATCAGCACTCTTCTGGCCGAAATTGTGGGGCGGAAACGGTGGATATGGCGGTGGAGGGGGAGAACTCTGGTGGTGGTGGTTTTGAAGCTATGGAAGTGGAGGAGCAAGGTCTGGTGATGGAGGAGAAAGAATTTTGGTTTGAAAACGAGCAAGAGAATACTCTTCTAGATGTTAATGACGCTTCTGTTTTGTTCGGTGATTTCCGCTCTCTGCCGGAGTTGCCTTGTATGTCTTCGTCTTCGTCTTCGTCGTCCACCGCCCCAGTGGCGGCGCAGACCATCGCGGCCACGCCTTCTTCTTCATCCGCCGCTTCCTCCTCGCCCGAGGCTTCCTGGGCGGTGCCGAACAGGAGGAGAAACCAAACCGAAGAGGGGTACGCGATCGTAtcctcctccaccaccgccaCTGATATTGCGCCGACGCGGTCTGACCTTGACAGTATGCTCGACTCTGATTGCGTTAATATGATGGATCATTTGGGGTACATGGATTTGATTGAAAGCAATGAGTTGTGGGACCCATCTTCACTGTTCGAGAACCAAGAAATCATTCCAGGCCAAGAGGCGCCGCCGCAGAAAGCCCAATGCAAAGAAGAGAACGATGGGTTTAGTTTCCTACGAGGGAATAAGGAGCTTTCCATGATTTTTCTCGATTGGTTAAAGCAAAACAAAGACCGCATATCCGCAGAGGATGTGAGGAAAATAAAACTCAACCGATCCACCATTGAAAATGCTTCAAAACGATTGGGCGGAACTAAAGAAGGTATGAAACGTCTTCTGAAATTGATTCTTGAATGGGTGGAGCACTACCAGCTTCAAAAAAATTGCGGCCGCCGCCCTCAATCTCAGCATCAGTATCAAGAAAACCCCGGAGTTAATCCAACCCTTGTTCCCAACTCCAATTTTAGTTACATTAACGTTGTCTCTCCTGATAACTCTAACCCATGCTGCTTTCCCACGGCTCCGTCTATGATCCCTGTACCAGTGCACCCAGGTTTTCCTCCTCCGGCAGTTGGTTACTGTAATATCGGCGGTGCAACTTATTCAAACCCGCCACTTCCAGTCCCTCCTGCATACCATCATCATCAGCAAGTGATGAATTTGATGCCTTGTGCACCATCATCAGAATACCAGATGATGAACAATGCTCAAGCCTGGACCTCGGCCCCTTATACCATGTCCATGTCCCCTCCTCAATTTAGCCATTCTACGGATAATAGTCATCATGTTTCGTCCTACCAACAAGTTTTCGTGGGGAATCCTTATCAGACTTCTGCTCCAAATGGGGAGAATTTGGTTAGGTCAGGCTGTTCTGCAATTAGAGAGGCCCGAAAGAATAGAATGGCTCGGCAAAAACGGCTCTACTCAAACCATCACCGACAcgataatcataaaaatcaaatagattGTTCACATCCGGTTGGCGATCCACTTAGTTCACCGGAAGATTGGGTGTTTTCTCCTGTCACTGATTCTGCATCGATTCCCCCAACAGATATCGAGCCAATTCCACCTGTTGATGCCTGCGACGATCAAGTCAAACGAGCCTCAATGCAACTGCAGGATTTTGGATTGGAATCATGTTCAGATCAATGTCAAAAT GGTTGTTCGAAGACGACGGAGAGGAACTTGAAGTTTTTGATGCAGAAAGTCTTGAAGCAAAGTGATGTTGGTAATCTAGGAAGGATTGTGTTGCCAAAG AAGGAAGCTGAAAACCATCTCCCCGAACTCGAAACCAGGGATGGAGTTACAATTGCCATGGAAGATATTGGAGCTTCTCGGGTCTGGAATATGCGATATAG GTTTTGGCCAAATAACAAAAGTAGAATGTACCTTCTTGAAAACACAG GAGATTTTGTGAAGGCAAATGGACTTCAAGAAGGAGATTTTATAGTGATCTACCTAGACACAAAATGCGGCAAATAT ATGATCAGAGGAGTGAAAGTGCGTCAACCCAAAGCCAAGCCAGATGCCGGGAAACAGACGGGAAGGAGAAATGCCCGGAATTTATCGAGCCCTCGTGTTCGCTCTTCCCCCGGACGAGCTGTGACATGA
- the LOC142539302 gene encoding B3 domain-containing transcription factor ABI3-like isoform X3 gives MIEEGVEGGSTVAEHDQHSSGRNCGAETVDMAVEGENSGGGGFEAMEVEEQGLVMEEKEFWFENEQENTLLDVNDASVLFGDFRSLPELPCMSSSSSSSSTAPVAAQTIAATPSSSSAASSSPEASWAVPNRRRNQTEEGYAIVSSSTTATDIAPTRSDLDSMLDSDCVNMMDHLGYMDLIESNELWDPSSLFENQEIIPGQEAPPQKAQCKEENDGFSFLRGNKELSMIFLDWLKQNKDRISAEDVRKIKLNRSTIENASKRLGGTKEGMKRLLKLILEWVEHYQLQKNCGRRPQSQHQYQENPGVNPTLVPNSNFSYINVVSPDNSNPCCFPTAPSMIPVPVHPGFPPPAVGYCNIGGATYSNPPLPVPPAYHHHQQVMNLMPCAPSSEYQMMNNAQAWTSAPYTMSMSPPQFSHSTDNSHHVSSYQQVFVGNPYQTSAPNGENLVRSGCSAIREARKNRMARQKRLYSNHHRHDNHKNQIDCSHPVGDPLSSPEDWVFSPVTDSASIPPTDIEPIPPVDACDDQVKRASMQLQDFGLESCSDQCQNGCSKTTERNLKFLMQKVLKQSDVGNLGRIVLPKKEAENHLPELETRDGVTIAMEDIGASRVWNMRYRFWPNNKSRMYLLENTGDFVKANGLQEGDFIVIYLDTKCGKYVYI, from the exons ATGATTGAGGAAGGAGTAGAAGGTGGGTCAACTGTTGCTGAACACGATCAGCACTCTTCTGGCCGAAATTGTGGGGCGGAAACGGTGGATATGGCGGTGGAGGGGGAGAACTCTGGTGGTGGTGGTTTTGAAGCTATGGAAGTGGAGGAGCAAGGTCTGGTGATGGAGGAGAAAGAATTTTGGTTTGAAAACGAGCAAGAGAATACTCTTCTAGATGTTAATGACGCTTCTGTTTTGTTCGGTGATTTCCGCTCTCTGCCGGAGTTGCCTTGTATGTCTTCGTCTTCGTCTTCGTCGTCCACCGCCCCAGTGGCGGCGCAGACCATCGCGGCCACGCCTTCTTCTTCATCCGCCGCTTCCTCCTCGCCCGAGGCTTCCTGGGCGGTGCCGAACAGGAGGAGAAACCAAACCGAAGAGGGGTACGCGATCGTAtcctcctccaccaccgccaCTGATATTGCGCCGACGCGGTCTGACCTTGACAGTATGCTCGACTCTGATTGCGTTAATATGATGGATCATTTGGGGTACATGGATTTGATTGAAAGCAATGAGTTGTGGGACCCATCTTCACTGTTCGAGAACCAAGAAATCATTCCAGGCCAAGAGGCGCCGCCGCAGAAAGCCCAATGCAAAGAAGAGAACGATGGGTTTAGTTTCCTACGAGGGAATAAGGAGCTTTCCATGATTTTTCTCGATTGGTTAAAGCAAAACAAAGACCGCATATCCGCAGAGGATGTGAGGAAAATAAAACTCAACCGATCCACCATTGAAAATGCTTCAAAACGATTGGGCGGAACTAAAGAAGGTATGAAACGTCTTCTGAAATTGATTCTTGAATGGGTGGAGCACTACCAGCTTCAAAAAAATTGCGGCCGCCGCCCTCAATCTCAGCATCAGTATCAAGAAAACCCCGGAGTTAATCCAACCCTTGTTCCCAACTCCAATTTTAGTTACATTAACGTTGTCTCTCCTGATAACTCTAACCCATGCTGCTTTCCCACGGCTCCGTCTATGATCCCTGTACCAGTGCACCCAGGTTTTCCTCCTCCGGCAGTTGGTTACTGTAATATCGGCGGTGCAACTTATTCAAACCCGCCACTTCCAGTCCCTCCTGCATACCATCATCATCAGCAAGTGATGAATTTGATGCCTTGTGCACCATCATCAGAATACCAGATGATGAACAATGCTCAAGCCTGGACCTCGGCCCCTTATACCATGTCCATGTCCCCTCCTCAATTTAGCCATTCTACGGATAATAGTCATCATGTTTCGTCCTACCAACAAGTTTTCGTGGGGAATCCTTATCAGACTTCTGCTCCAAATGGGGAGAATTTGGTTAGGTCAGGCTGTTCTGCAATTAGAGAGGCCCGAAAGAATAGAATGGCTCGGCAAAAACGGCTCTACTCAAACCATCACCGACAcgataatcataaaaatcaaatagattGTTCACATCCGGTTGGCGATCCACTTAGTTCACCGGAAGATTGGGTGTTTTCTCCTGTCACTGATTCTGCATCGATTCCCCCAACAGATATCGAGCCAATTCCACCTGTTGATGCCTGCGACGATCAAGTCAAACGAGCCTCAATGCAACTGCAGGATTTTGGATTGGAATCATGTTCAGATCAATGTCAAAAT GGTTGTTCGAAGACGACGGAGAGGAACTTGAAGTTTTTGATGCAGAAAGTCTTGAAGCAAAGTGATGTTGGTAATCTAGGAAGGATTGTGTTGCCAAAG AAGGAAGCTGAAAACCATCTCCCCGAACTCGAAACCAGGGATGGAGTTACAATTGCCATGGAAGATATTGGAGCTTCTCGGGTCTGGAATATGCGATATAG GTTTTGGCCAAATAACAAAAGTAGAATGTACCTTCTTGAAAACACAG GAGATTTTGTGAAGGCAAATGGACTTCAAGAAGGAGATTTTATAGTGATCTACCTAGACACAAAATGCGGCAAATAT GTCTACATCTAG
- the LOC142538814 gene encoding uncharacterized protein LOC142538814, whose product MAKWGFMVLLVLLVSHRIAARFFPSDAGFTDQKNFVAFNDVGSYAGLGDNGIPFGGVGGGVGAGGDIGGVNGFSGIGGVIGTGPAGGGLGSGAGGLGGAAGGFGRGAAGGSGGGAVLPQP is encoded by the coding sequence ATGGCAAAGTGGGGTTTCATGGTTCTTCTTGTTCTCCTTGTTTCTCACCGCATCGCAGCTAGGTTTTTCCCAAGTGACGCTGGCTTCACTGACCAGAAGAACTTTGTAGCCTTCAACGACGTCGGCAGCTATGCTGGCCTCGGCGATAATGGGATTCCATTCGGCGGGGTCGGTGGTGGAGTGGGAGCCGGCGGAGACATAGGCGGAGTCAATGGATTCAGTGGGATTGGTGGTGTCATTGGGACTGGACCTGCCGGAGGCGGACTTGGCAGTGGAGCTGGTGGGCTAGGAGGAGCTGCAGGAGGATTTGGCCGTGGCGCAGCCGGCGGCAGTGGCGGTGGTGCTGTTCTGCCGCAGCCTTGA
- the LOC142539304 gene encoding 26S proteasome regulatory subunit 4 homolog B-like, with translation MGQGTPGGLNRQLPGDRKNDGNKKEKKFEPAAPPARVGRKQRKQKGPEAAARLPVVTPLTKCKLRLLKMERIKDYLLMEEEFVANQERLKPQEEKTEEDRSKVDDLRGSPMSVGNLEELIDENHAIVSSSVGPEYYVGILSFVDKDQIEPGCAILMHNKVLSVVGLLQDEVDPMVSVMKVEKAPLESYADIGGLDAQIQEIKEAVELPLTHPELYEDIGIKPPKGVILYGEPGTGKTLLAKAVANSTSATFLRVVGSELIQKYLGDGPKLVRELFRVADDLSPSIVFIDEIDAVGTKRYDAHSGGEREIQRTMLELLNQLDGFDSRGDVKVVLATNKIESLDPALLRPGRIDRKIEFPLPDIKTKRRIFQIHTSKMTLADDVNLEEFVMTKDEFSGADIKAICTEAGLLALRERRMKVTHADFKKAKDKVMFKKKEGVPEGLYM, from the exons ATGGGTCAGGGCACGCCGGGTGGTCTGAACAGGCAACTCCCGGGAGACAGGAAGAACGACGGCAACAAGAAGGAGAAGAAATTCGAGCCGGCGGCGCCGCCGGCTCGCGTGGGACGCAAGCAGCGCAAGCAGAAGGGTCCTGAGGCTGCAGCTCGGCTGCCTGTGGTAACGCCTCTGACAAAGTGCAAGCTGCGGCTTTTGAAGATGGAGCGAATCAAAGACTATCTTTTGATGGAAGAAGAGTTTGTAGCTAATCAGGAGAGGCTGAAGCCACAGGAGGAGAAGACTGAGGAGGATCGGTCCAAGGTCGATGATCTGCGTGGGTCACCCATGAGTGTTGGGAATTTGGAGGAGTTGATTGATGAGAATCATGCCATTGTTTCCTCCTCGGTTGGGCCGGAGTACTATGTGGGGATCTTGTCGTTTGTGGATAAGGATCAGATCGAACCCGGATGCGCTATTCTCATGCACAATAAG GTTCTCTCTGTTGTTGGACTGCTTCAAGACGAAGTCGATCCTATGGTATCAGTTATGAAGGTTGAGAAAGCTCCATTGGAATCTTACGCTGATATTGGTGGGCTGGATGCACAGATCCAGGAGATTAAAGAGGCAGTTGAGCTTCCATTAACTCACCCTGAATTATATGAGGATATCGGTATTAAACCTCCCAAGGGTGTCATACTTTATGGAGAGCCTGGGACTGGGAAAACACTGCTCGCAAAG GCTGTTGCAAACTCTACATCAGCAACTTTCTTGCGAGTTGTTGGTAGTGAATTGATTCAAAAGTATCTTGGAGATGGCCCTAAATTGGTTAGAGAACTGTTTAGAGTTGCTGATGATCTCTCTCCGTCTATCGTTTTTATTGATGAAATTGATGCAGTGGGTACAAAAAG GTATGATGCCCACTCAGGCGGTGAACGGGAAATTCAGAGGACTATGTTAGAATTGCTGAACCAGTTAGATGGCTTTGATTCTAGAGGAGATGTTAAAGTAGTTCTTGCAACAAATAAAATTGAAAGTCTCGATCCTGCCCTCCTTCGGCCAGGTAGAATAGACCGAAAGATTGAATTCCCTCTTCCAGATATCAAAACAAAGAGGCGTATTTTCCAG ATACACACGTCAAAGATGACATTGGCTGATGATGTAAACCTTGAAGAATTTGTCATGACAAAAGATGAGTTTTCTGGAGCTGATATCAAGGCCATATGCACTGAAGCTGGTTTACTTGCTTTGAGAGAGCGCCGTATGAAG GTGACACATGCAGATTTCAAGAAAGCCAAAGACAAGGTTATGTTCAAAAAGAAAGAAGGTGTTCCGGAGGGGCTTTACATGTGA